Proteins from one Lepidochelys kempii isolate rLepKem1 chromosome 6, rLepKem1.hap2, whole genome shotgun sequence genomic window:
- the MYOD1 gene encoding myoblast determination protein 1 codes for MDLLGPMEITDGSLCSFSAADDFYDDPCFNTSDMHFFEDLDPRLVHVGGLLKPEEHPHHHAHHHEDEHIRAPSGHHQAGRCLLWACKACKRKTTNADRRKAATMRERRRLSKVNEAFETLKRCTSTNPNQRLPKVEILRNAIRYIESLQALLREQEDSYYPGLEHYSGESDASSPRSNCSDGMMEYSGPSCSSRRRNSYDSNYYTESPNDPKHGKSSVVSSLDCLSSIVERISTDNSTCPVLPTVEGGAEGNPSSPQEGATLSESGAQIPSPTNCTQIPQDTSSSNPIYQVL; via the exons ATGGACTTGCTAGGCCCCATGGAGATAACGGATGGCTCCCTCTGCTCCTTCTCGGCGGCCGACGACTTTTACGATGACCCCTGCTTCAACACCTCGGACATGCACTTCTTCGAGGACCTGGACCCGCGGCTGGTGCACGTGGGTGGCTTGCTGAAGCCGGAGGAGCACCCCCACCACCACGCGCACCACCACGAGGACGAGCACATCAGGGCGCCCAGCGGCCACCACCAGGCCGGCCGCTGCCTGCTGTGGGCTTGCAAAGCCTGCAAGCGGAAGACCACCAACGCCGACCGGCGGAAGGCGGCCACCATGCGGGAGCGGCGGCGGCTCAGCAAGGTGAACGAGGCGTTCGAGACGCTCAAGCGCTGCACCTCCACCAACCCCAACCAGCGCCTGCCCAAGGTGGAGATCCTGCGCAACGCCATCCGCTACATCGAGAGCCTGCAGGCGCTGCTGCGGGAGCAGGAGGACAGCTACTACCCGGGGCTGGAGCACTACAGCGGCGAGTCGGACGCCTCCAGCCCCCGCTCCAATTGCTCCGACGGCATG ATGGAGTACAGTGGGCCCTCTTGCAGCTCTCGCAGGAGGAATAGCTATGACAGCAATTACTATACAGAATCACCAAATG ATCCAAAACATGGGAAAAGTTCAGTTGTCTCCAGCCTGGACTGTCTATCAAGCATTGTGGAGAGGATTTCCACAGATAACTCCACCTGCCCAGTGCTGCCCACAGTGGAAGGTGGAGCTGAGGGCAACCCGAGCTCGCCCCAAGAAGGAGCTACCCTGAGTGAGAGTGGAGCCCAAATTCCCTCACCTACCAACTGCACCCAGATTCCccaggacaccagcagcagcaatCCCATCTACCAGGTGTTATAA